The Miltoncostaea oceani genome includes a region encoding these proteins:
- a CDS encoding glycosyltransferase has protein sequence MTDAGRRAGGDSPAASFSVVVPTHGRSGPLRLCLQALGAQERPPDEVIVAHAGDEAARAVIEDEFPWVLQAVIKRPSYLDGLRAGASRATGDVICFTDDDAAPRPDWLARAAARLADPGIGAVGGRDVLRGVVPVPGIPVGVIGRWGRLSGNHHLGTGDARDVDVLKGVNIAVRRDALAFPLDLAGGSTHHHFEVALGLWVRRQGLRVVFDPLMLVEHDPAVRADGSIRFSDEATLAEASCFNLAYGILSLRPDLRVRRSAYGVLVGDRDVPGVGRAVAALVAGDRRVVRRLLPSLRGQGRAAWRVARRRPLRMIALDGRVRVP, from the coding sequence ATGACCGATGCCGGTCGCCGCGCCGGCGGGGACTCCCCCGCCGCCTCCTTCTCGGTCGTGGTGCCGACCCATGGGCGAAGCGGCCCTCTGCGCCTGTGCCTCCAAGCGCTCGGGGCGCAGGAGCGGCCCCCCGATGAGGTGATCGTGGCCCACGCCGGGGACGAGGCGGCGAGGGCCGTGATCGAGGACGAGTTCCCCTGGGTCCTACAGGCCGTCATCAAGAGGCCGTCGTACCTCGACGGGCTCCGCGCCGGGGCATCCCGCGCGACGGGCGACGTGATCTGCTTCACCGACGACGACGCCGCGCCGCGACCGGACTGGCTGGCCCGGGCCGCCGCCCGACTGGCGGACCCCGGCATCGGGGCAGTCGGCGGCCGCGACGTCCTGCGAGGCGTCGTCCCGGTGCCCGGCATCCCCGTGGGTGTGATCGGCCGGTGGGGCCGGCTCAGCGGCAACCACCACCTGGGTACGGGCGACGCGCGGGACGTCGACGTACTGAAGGGGGTGAACATCGCCGTCCGCCGAGATGCGCTCGCGTTCCCGCTCGACCTGGCGGGTGGCTCGACGCACCACCACTTCGAGGTCGCCCTCGGTCTCTGGGTGCGACGCCAGGGCCTCCGGGTGGTCTTCGACCCTCTCATGCTGGTAGAGCACGATCCGGCGGTCCGTGCCGACGGGAGCATCCGGTTCTCGGATGAGGCGACGCTGGCCGAGGCGTCGTGCTTCAACCTCGCCTACGGGATCCTGTCCCTGCGTCCCGACCTCCGCGTGCGCCGGTCGGCGTACGGCGTGCTGGTCGGCGACCGGGACGTGCCGGGGGTCGGCCGCGCGGTCGCTGCCCTCGTGGCGGGCGACCGTCGCGTGGTCCGCCGCCTCCTCCCGTCGCTGCGCGGCCAGGGCCGTGCGGCATGGCGGGTCGCCCGCAGGCGCCCGCTGCGCATGATCGCGCTCGACGGGCGCGTCCGCGTCCCGTGA
- a CDS encoding FkbM family methyltransferase, translated as MSGDTAERPIRVALVAHDIHWEGGMERAMAELISTAPPHVRFTVVSATLAPELRHLVEWRRVDVPRRPFPAKFTAFYIRSARAVRGLDVDLIHTCGALTAARADLASVHFCHHGYVRAARMLSAGGPPLRRVNTTVSRLLALAAERVAYRPSRLRLAACVSDGVAREMHVAFPGLVTAITPNGVDSAHYRPDPATRAAVRDQHGAGAATVALFVGGDWNRKGLPIAIEAVRRARRGGSDVVLWVVGSGDVGRMRREHGGGVEEVVTFLGAVKDPAPFYVAADVLVLPSLYETFSLVAHEAAACGLPVVGTRVHGVDALVTRGEGGLMVERGAEAFAEALVALAEDPPARRRLGDAGRRYAHAHPWRASVRAVTGAYDELVRSDRGDAETPGGARRPSTSAGSRSGSIESRNGTTGQRQGSRPPMVANRMMTGVRRASATVGAMTGEARSAVALTAAGRSRARLLTDVFVYRAIRGHLVTRSDTAVRTVTLRDGQRVRYRRNRGDLQSFREVFYDRHYEPLPGMTARTILDVGANIGLTSIWLARQFPGAVIVAVEPAPDNADLVRQNAVLNGAQVTVVEGAVACTEGTTTFAASAESNLGRLAEGGDLVVRTTTLARLLDSFPSGRADILKLDVEGAEAEILLNDDGALQRVGAVATEFHPQVTGVADAVLEEALRSAGFTEARGRGQLTTWWWRPEWDWGSTDPPSAAVDDG; from the coding sequence GTGAGCGGAGACACCGCCGAGCGCCCCATCCGGGTCGCCCTGGTCGCCCACGACATCCACTGGGAGGGCGGGATGGAGCGAGCCATGGCCGAGCTCATCTCGACCGCACCTCCGCATGTCCGGTTCACGGTGGTCTCGGCGACGTTGGCGCCGGAGCTGCGGCATCTCGTCGAGTGGCGTCGGGTGGATGTGCCACGCCGCCCCTTCCCGGCGAAGTTCACGGCCTTCTACATCCGGTCGGCCCGGGCGGTCAGGGGGCTCGACGTCGATCTCATCCACACCTGCGGCGCCCTCACCGCCGCGCGGGCCGACCTCGCGAGCGTCCACTTCTGCCACCACGGCTACGTCCGCGCCGCGCGGATGCTCTCAGCCGGGGGCCCGCCCCTGCGACGCGTCAACACCACCGTGAGCCGCCTCCTCGCCCTGGCGGCGGAGCGCGTGGCGTACCGCCCGTCCCGGTTGCGCCTCGCCGCCTGCGTGTCGGACGGCGTCGCACGGGAGATGCACGTCGCCTTCCCGGGGCTCGTCACGGCCATCACGCCGAACGGCGTCGACAGCGCGCACTACCGACCCGACCCGGCGACTCGCGCCGCGGTTCGCGATCAGCACGGCGCGGGGGCGGCGACCGTCGCACTCTTCGTGGGTGGCGACTGGAACCGCAAGGGACTGCCCATCGCCATCGAGGCCGTCCGGCGGGCACGGCGCGGTGGGAGCGACGTCGTCCTCTGGGTCGTGGGGTCCGGCGACGTCGGACGGATGCGCCGTGAGCACGGCGGCGGTGTGGAGGAGGTCGTCACGTTCCTCGGCGCGGTGAAGGACCCGGCGCCGTTCTACGTCGCCGCCGACGTCCTCGTTCTCCCGAGCCTCTACGAGACGTTCTCACTCGTCGCCCACGAAGCGGCCGCCTGCGGTCTGCCCGTCGTCGGGACCCGCGTCCACGGTGTGGATGCGCTGGTCACCCGAGGGGAGGGCGGGCTGATGGTCGAGCGCGGCGCGGAGGCGTTCGCGGAAGCCCTCGTCGCTCTGGCCGAGGACCCCCCCGCCCGCCGACGCCTCGGTGACGCCGGACGCCGCTACGCACACGCGCACCCGTGGCGCGCATCCGTCAGGGCGGTGACCGGTGCGTACGACGAATTGGTGCGCAGCGACCGCGGCGACGCAGAGACCCCGGGCGGCGCCCGCCGTCCATCGACGTCCGCCGGCAGCCGATCCGGCAGCATCGAATCACGGAACGGAACCACCGGACAGCGACAAGGGAGCAGACCGCCGATGGTGGCGAACCGCATGATGACAGGCGTCCGGAGGGCATCCGCCACGGTCGGCGCGATGACGGGCGAGGCGCGATCCGCGGTCGCACTCACCGCGGCGGGGCGTTCGCGGGCCCGGCTTCTCACCGACGTCTTCGTCTACCGGGCGATACGCGGGCACCTCGTCACCCGATCCGACACCGCGGTGCGAACAGTGACACTGAGGGACGGACAGCGGGTTCGCTATCGCCGGAATCGCGGCGACCTCCAGAGCTTCCGCGAGGTCTTCTACGATCGTCACTACGAGCCTCTCCCCGGGATGACGGCCCGTACCATCCTCGATGTCGGTGCCAACATCGGCCTGACCTCCATCTGGCTGGCCCGGCAGTTCCCCGGAGCCGTGATCGTCGCCGTCGAGCCGGCCCCGGACAACGCCGATCTCGTCCGTCAGAACGCCGTGCTCAACGGCGCGCAGGTCACCGTCGTCGAGGGGGCGGTCGCATGCACGGAGGGGACGACCACGTTCGCCGCGTCCGCGGAGTCGAACCTGGGACGGCTCGCGGAGGGCGGGGACCTGGTCGTCAGGACGACGACGCTCGCGCGGCTGCTCGACTCGTTCCCCTCGGGTCGCGCCGACATCCTCAAACTCGACGTGGAGGGAGCAGAGGCGGAGATACTCCTGAACGACGACGGTGCGCTTCAGAGAGTGGGAGCGGTCGCCACCGAGTTCCACCCTCAGGTCACCGGCGTCGCCGACGCCGTTCTCGAGGAGGCGTTGAGGTCAGCAGGCTTCACCGAGGCGCGGGGACGCGGCCAACTGACCACATGGTGGTGGCGGCCGGAATGGGACTGGGGATCGACGGACCCCCCGTCGGCAGCCGTCGATGACGGGTGA
- a CDS encoding class I SAM-dependent methyltransferase — MLYRLKVRVITTRPGAFAWRRWHAARGGRVGSYAMLPDLVRAHAPGRTFADVGCMWGVNGEYSFVAEAAGATRVTGIDVFGPTPEFSERRERTGSRVEFVLGDIGSAGTVERVGETDVVLCAGVLYHHPAPYLLLVALRRLCTGTLILRSSTIPEVGGVRGMAVFWPHLDEDQRRLWSLRRLGMAAQLGITTPFEDDEGYGNWFWGLTPSALTALMRLAGFAPQEVYREALATTVVARAGAPSFGHRMLDDEEAARLAADISRTGRARPA, encoded by the coding sequence GTGCTCTACCGGCTCAAGGTGCGCGTGATCACGACCCGTCCCGGGGCGTTCGCATGGCGGCGCTGGCACGCGGCGCGCGGCGGCCGCGTCGGCAGCTACGCGATGCTGCCGGACCTCGTCCGGGCCCACGCCCCCGGTCGCACGTTCGCGGACGTCGGGTGCATGTGGGGCGTCAACGGCGAGTACTCGTTCGTTGCGGAGGCGGCCGGCGCGACTCGGGTGACGGGCATCGATGTCTTCGGGCCGACCCCGGAGTTCTCGGAGCGGCGGGAGCGCACGGGGTCGCGTGTCGAGTTCGTGTTGGGGGACATCGGCTCGGCGGGGACGGTGGAGCGGGTGGGGGAGACCGACGTCGTCTTGTGCGCGGGGGTCCTGTACCACCATCCCGCCCCGTACCTGCTCCTCGTCGCGTTGCGGCGCCTGTGCACCGGCACCTTGATCCTCCGTTCCTCGACGATCCCCGAGGTCGGGGGCGTGAGGGGGATGGCGGTCTTCTGGCCCCATCTCGACGAGGACCAGCGGAGGTTGTGGAGCCTCCGGCGTCTCGGCATGGCGGCGCAACTCGGGATCACCACGCCCTTCGAGGACGACGAGGGTTACGGAAACTGGTTCTGGGGTCTCACGCCGAGTGCCCTGACCGCCCTGATGCGGCTCGCCGGGTTCGCGCCGCAGGAGGTCTACCGGGAGGCACTCGCGACGACCGTCGTCGCCCGGGCCGGCGCGCCCTCGTTCGGGCATCGCATGCTCGACGACGAGGAGGCCGCGCGCCTCGCCGCGGACATCTCACGCACCGGGCGGGCCCGCCCCGCCTGA
- a CDS encoding O-antigen ligase family protein, translating into MIDRRLLIGALAALVVCGTALGIAARDAGQERWRAETTVTVEDDGSRSWEEIGRATVALMQSDAVRDRAAAEARIGADTVAGRTTADSSYLDWRDVTVGATGRDRAGSVALLSALVSAAEAASPPQLRWSTGPTGATRDDPPLPLLGLLALVGTVSAGAAAAFLAHATRATGTGRVLAAAATAACALAALVCAGALTSGDPSWFALNVALAPLIAVGVGLAAERVTSGALIAALAGLLAALAVWSSVIWLSGSETSVGVSLGDGVERRIFPSSFGHPGHYGAALAMLLPFAVAGSWNGPRLRRGLFVVAAVVGVMAIALTYARAAWIAALVGAFIALPTVRARLITAGAGIVVVAPLLPLLADRATTSDWTDNVRLDIWGRALEIVAAHPFLGVGVGGFGRYAEPVFLPFSAVRPGHAHNLFLNVAAESGVPALAALLAGLVCLSLALARGLRRRADGSGVPAVVDAALARASLGALAAIVVAGLLDVAVYQRYTLVLAGIVAGAGAVGAARLAGRADPSRPGRDASSDDRAMAGSR; encoded by the coding sequence GTGATCGACCGACGCCTCCTGATCGGTGCCCTGGCGGCACTGGTCGTCTGCGGCACCGCCCTCGGAATCGCCGCCCGCGACGCCGGGCAGGAGCGCTGGCGCGCGGAGACCACGGTGACGGTCGAGGACGACGGCTCGCGCTCGTGGGAGGAGATCGGTCGTGCCACCGTCGCCCTCATGCAGTCCGACGCGGTGAGGGACCGCGCGGCGGCGGAGGCGCGGATCGGGGCGGACACCGTCGCCGGACGCACGACGGCGGATTCGTCCTACCTCGACTGGCGCGACGTCACGGTCGGCGCCACCGGCCGCGATCGGGCGGGGAGCGTCGCCCTGCTGTCCGCCCTCGTCTCCGCCGCCGAGGCGGCGAGCCCCCCGCAACTCCGGTGGAGCACCGGCCCGACGGGTGCCACGCGCGACGACCCCCCGCTGCCCCTGCTCGGGCTCCTCGCCCTTGTCGGCACCGTATCTGCCGGCGCGGCCGCGGCGTTCCTGGCGCATGCGACGCGTGCGACGGGCACCGGCCGGGTGCTCGCGGCGGCCGCGACCGCCGCGTGCGCGCTCGCGGCCCTGGTGTGCGCCGGCGCCCTCACCTCCGGCGACCCGTCATGGTTCGCCCTCAACGTCGCCCTCGCACCGTTGATCGCCGTCGGGGTCGGCCTCGCAGCCGAACGCGTCACGAGTGGTGCCCTCATCGCCGCGCTCGCCGGCCTCCTCGCAGCCCTGGCGGTCTGGTCGTCCGTGATCTGGTTGAGCGGCAGTGAGACGTCGGTCGGTGTGTCCCTCGGCGACGGCGTCGAGCGACGCATCTTCCCGTCGTCCTTCGGGCACCCCGGCCATTACGGGGCCGCGCTCGCGATGCTGCTGCCGTTCGCCGTGGCAGGGTCGTGGAACGGGCCCCGCCTGCGGCGGGGACTGTTCGTCGTCGCAGCGGTGGTCGGGGTCATGGCCATCGCGCTGACGTACGCCCGGGCCGCGTGGATCGCCGCGCTGGTCGGGGCGTTCATCGCCCTGCCGACCGTGCGGGCGCGCCTGATCACCGCGGGCGCCGGGATCGTGGTCGTCGCCCCGCTCCTCCCACTGCTCGCCGACCGTGCCACCACGTCCGACTGGACCGACAACGTCCGGCTGGACATCTGGGGTCGCGCACTCGAGATCGTCGCCGCGCATCCGTTCCTCGGCGTGGGTGTCGGGGGGTTCGGTCGCTACGCGGAACCGGTCTTCCTCCCGTTCTCGGCGGTGCGCCCCGGACACGCCCACAACCTCTTCCTCAACGTCGCCGCGGAGTCCGGCGTGCCGGCGCTCGCGGCACTGCTCGCCGGCCTCGTGTGCCTGTCACTGGCACTCGCGCGGGGCCTCCGCCGGAGGGCGGACGGATCCGGGGTACCGGCGGTGGTCGATGCCGCACTCGCGCGGGCGTCCCTGGGGGCCCTCGCCGCGATCGTCGTCGCCGGGCTCCTCGACGTCGCCGTGTACCAGCGCTACACCCTCGTCCTCGCCGGCATCGTGGCGGGTGCGGGGGCGGTGGGGGCTGCACGTCTGGCCGGTCGCGCGGACCCCTCCCGCCCCGGACGGGACGCCTCGTCCGATGACCGCGCGATGGCGGGGTCGCGGTGA
- a CDS encoding oligosaccharide flippase family protein, producing the protein MTRLRGTRGARRGAGVVLMAGLLLLGAFGTHAVGQQIPIPPAPDAPPIPTPPPDPDPVPPPAPNPIPTPTPAAPAPATPAPSPPATSPAPSGPTAAERAAAARRAALRRERARALEARRRAAAERRDRRAATQADVVAASLIGTARAVPRTTEAAVADASANDGDDSAGVGRAIVLAALSFAFVCSIALGIAAAVRRRTTRDGDPTVRTRAGPGLARRVAGRPMVTTFATTAAMLGVNLVTGVIIARALGPDGRGEVSAILALPQTLAWLFAFGAFQAIVYHQSRNPRDAPSVLGTWLAVTIPLGLLAVVVGEVLVPVLLGAQTPDAIALGRVYVGLTLVTLFSSVFLGIVLGDREFGFYNGIRLCQSLGIAAGYLVLWPLGALTVGAALAVTATVLLISLVVVAAKVVRRHGVTRPDRGLLRTTGWFGVRAHATDLSGVGNLRLDLTVIPAFLVATQVGLYAVAATIAGILMSLAGSTAAVVLPTAARDRAGAPRVVARAAVAALGVCGAIGAVLWIFAPYAIELVYGDDFSGSVELLRILIPGAVLFGAAGIVGQGLTALGRPFTAAAGQLVGLAITVIGLLLLLPDGGVRAAAWVSLGAYAAVFLVTSVLYIVVARRGAVAEPHGVGAAPAAVEHARPRRAARERPAPGPAPLAAARAFARAHPGARDTIAFALGLVAMAFVVGAAVATEGNARVAIVGAVLALVAGLGVASSRLLLPALVVWLAGLGLLRRMVTELIEPTAQDLLLLVGPTLVIVLVIGTHRTDRTIRDRPLSKLVAVFGVLVFLAAVNPLGGSPLAGASSLLFVLIPVLGYWVGTRIDDTTLLRVLALMAGLGVVTGLYGLYQTFSGFPSWDQTWIDTSGYAALRVGKDTVRAFSTFSSSSEYTIYLAIAIVVLLAFAFRRARFVPILIVPLTMLVIALFYVGSRAPIFKIVAAFALMVAAYRGMRLVSALAVATVLIVLVPTVVAAVAPAQSDNALVTRQVEGLSNPTSSEDSTIGFYVVLLRDSFVDSFTQPLGSGLARVTIAGDKFGGETLTTETDPATAAVAMGLPGLAVFLAILGLGFVRAYTLARRRRDFLALAGLGILVVTLLQWLAGGQYAVALLPWLVIGWAEARSRPRRSRRAGHAPVEVDDPHHAEMVGAR; encoded by the coding sequence GTGACCCGCCTCCGGGGAACGCGCGGGGCCCGGCGGGGCGCCGGCGTCGTGCTGATGGCGGGCCTCCTGCTCCTCGGGGCGTTCGGCACGCACGCGGTGGGCCAGCAGATACCGATCCCGCCGGCGCCCGACGCCCCTCCGATCCCGACGCCGCCCCCCGACCCCGACCCGGTGCCGCCCCCCGCGCCGAACCCCATCCCCACGCCGACGCCCGCGGCCCCCGCTCCGGCGACGCCCGCCCCCTCTCCGCCGGCCACGTCCCCGGCCCCCAGCGGACCCACGGCCGCCGAACGCGCCGCGGCGGCCCGGCGCGCCGCCCTACGGCGCGAGAGGGCACGGGCCCTCGAGGCCCGGCGACGCGCGGCCGCAGAGCGCAGGGACCGGCGCGCAGCCACCCAGGCGGATGTGGTGGCCGCATCCCTGATCGGGACCGCACGCGCGGTGCCCCGGACCACGGAAGCGGCGGTAGCCGACGCGTCGGCGAACGACGGGGACGATTCGGCGGGTGTCGGCCGCGCGATCGTCCTCGCGGCACTCAGCTTCGCGTTCGTGTGCTCGATCGCGCTCGGGATCGCCGCCGCGGTCCGCCGTCGGACCACCCGCGACGGCGACCCGACGGTCCGCACGCGTGCGGGACCGGGCCTCGCCCGCAGAGTCGCCGGGCGACCCATGGTGACCACGTTCGCCACCACGGCGGCGATGCTCGGGGTCAACCTGGTGACGGGCGTCATCATCGCGCGAGCCCTCGGGCCGGACGGCCGCGGCGAGGTCAGCGCGATCCTCGCCCTTCCCCAGACCCTCGCCTGGCTCTTCGCGTTCGGGGCCTTCCAGGCGATCGTCTACCACCAGTCACGGAATCCGCGCGACGCGCCCTCCGTCCTCGGCACCTGGCTCGCGGTGACCATCCCGCTCGGACTGCTCGCCGTCGTCGTCGGCGAAGTGCTCGTACCGGTGCTGCTCGGGGCCCAGACCCCGGACGCGATCGCGCTGGGGCGCGTGTACGTCGGCCTCACCCTCGTGACGCTGTTCTCATCGGTGTTCCTCGGCATCGTCCTGGGCGATCGGGAGTTCGGCTTCTACAACGGGATACGCCTGTGCCAGTCCCTCGGGATCGCCGCCGGCTATCTCGTGCTGTGGCCGCTCGGCGCCCTGACGGTCGGTGCCGCGCTCGCCGTGACCGCAACCGTGCTCCTCATCTCGCTGGTGGTCGTCGCCGCGAAGGTCGTCCGCCGCCACGGCGTGACGCGCCCCGACCGGGGACTGCTCCGGACGACCGGCTGGTTCGGCGTCCGTGCCCACGCGACCGACCTGAGCGGCGTCGGCAACCTCCGCCTCGACCTCACCGTCATCCCGGCGTTCCTCGTGGCCACCCAGGTCGGGCTCTACGCCGTCGCCGCGACCATCGCCGGCATCCTCATGTCCCTCGCGGGCTCCACCGCAGCCGTCGTGCTGCCGACGGCGGCCCGTGATCGGGCGGGGGCACCACGGGTCGTGGCGCGAGCGGCGGTCGCGGCCCTCGGTGTCTGCGGCGCGATCGGCGCGGTCCTGTGGATCTTCGCTCCGTACGCGATCGAGTTGGTCTACGGGGACGACTTCTCCGGCAGCGTCGAACTGCTCCGCATCCTGATCCCGGGGGCCGTCCTCTTCGGAGCGGCGGGGATCGTGGGCCAGGGGCTGACAGCCCTGGGCCGGCCCTTCACCGCCGCCGCCGGCCAGCTGGTCGGTCTCGCGATCACCGTGATCGGCCTCCTCCTCCTGCTCCCCGACGGAGGGGTACGCGCCGCGGCCTGGGTGTCCCTCGGCGCATATGCGGCGGTCTTCCTCGTGACCTCCGTGCTCTACATCGTCGTCGCGCGCCGCGGCGCCGTGGCCGAACCACACGGTGTCGGAGCGGCACCTGCGGCGGTGGAGCACGCACGGCCGAGGCGGGCCGCCCGGGAGCGCCCTGCACCGGGCCCGGCTCCCCTGGCCGCCGCCCGGGCGTTCGCACGGGCCCACCCCGGTGCCCGCGACACCATCGCGTTCGCGCTCGGGCTCGTCGCGATGGCGTTCGTCGTCGGTGCCGCCGTCGCCACCGAAGGGAACGCCCGGGTGGCGATCGTCGGCGCCGTGCTCGCGCTCGTCGCGGGGCTCGGTGTCGCCTCATCCCGGCTCCTGCTGCCCGCGCTCGTCGTCTGGCTCGCCGGCCTCGGCCTCCTGCGCCGGATGGTCACCGAACTCATCGAACCGACCGCCCAGGATCTCCTCCTGCTCGTCGGACCGACGCTCGTCATCGTCCTGGTGATCGGGACGCACCGCACGGATCGCACGATCCGCGACCGCCCCCTGTCGAAGCTGGTCGCGGTCTTCGGTGTGCTGGTGTTCCTGGCGGCGGTCAACCCCCTCGGGGGATCCCCCCTCGCGGGCGCCTCGAGCCTGCTCTTCGTCCTCATCCCCGTCCTGGGGTACTGGGTCGGGACACGCATCGACGACACGACCCTCCTCCGGGTGCTCGCCCTGATGGCGGGCCTCGGGGTCGTGACGGGCCTGTACGGGCTCTACCAGACGTTCAGCGGCTTCCCCTCGTGGGACCAGACCTGGATCGACACCTCCGGCTACGCCGCGCTCCGCGTCGGCAAGGACACCGTCCGCGCCTTCTCGACGTTCTCGTCCTCGTCCGAGTACACGATCTACCTCGCCATCGCGATCGTGGTCCTGCTGGCGTTCGCGTTCCGGCGCGCACGCTTCGTGCCGATCCTGATCGTGCCGTTGACGATGCTGGTGATCGCCTTGTTCTACGTGGGCTCGCGCGCGCCGATCTTCAAGATCGTGGCGGCGTTCGCGCTGATGGTCGCGGCATACAGGGGGATGCGCCTGGTCTCGGCTCTCGCCGTCGCGACGGTTCTGATCGTGCTGGTGCCCACGGTCGTCGCAGCCGTGGCCCCCGCCCAATCGGACAATGCGCTGGTGACGCGTCAGGTCGAAGGGTTGAGCAACCCCACCAGCTCGGAGGACTCGACGATCGGGTTCTACGTCGTCCTGCTGCGCGACAGCTTCGTCGACAGCTTCACCCAGCCTCTCGGCTCCGGTCTCGCCCGAGTCACGATCGCCGGCGACAAGTTCGGGGGGGAGACCTTGACGACCGAGACGGATCCGGCGACCGCCGCCGTGGCGATGGGGCTCCCAGGGCTCGCGGTGTTCCTCGCCATTCTCGGACTGGGTTTCGTGCGCGCCTACACGCTCGCGCGGCGTCGTCGGGACTTCCTCGCACTCGCCGGCCTCGGCATCCTCGTCGTCACCCTGCTCCAATGGCTCGCCGGTGGACAGTACGCGGTCGCTCTGCTGCCGTGGCTCGTGATCGGCTGGGCCGAGGCGCGGAGCCGGCCGCGTCGTTCTCGGCGCGCTGGCCACGCGCCGGTCGAGGTGGATGACCCCCACCACGCCGAGATGGTGGGCGCCCGATGA